Proteins encoded within one genomic window of Sulfurovum sp. XGS-02:
- the msrA gene encoding peptide-methionine (S)-S-oxide reductase MsrA codes for MQRELIVGGGCFWCTEAVFELLKGVSDVESGYANGHTPNPTYRDICTGDTGYAEVIKITYDDSIITVETLLKIFFVIHDPTTLNRQGADRGTQYRSTILYTDKGTKEAAEATMEAAQADWNDPIVTKIEPLENYYKAEAYHQDYYQQNPMQGYCMAVIPPKLQKLKAKFGKEVR; via the coding sequence ATGCAACGAGAACTTATAGTGGGCGGTGGATGTTTCTGGTGCACTGAAGCCGTATTTGAATTACTTAAAGGTGTGAGTGATGTGGAGAGCGGGTACGCTAACGGACATACTCCCAATCCAACGTACAGAGATATCTGTACAGGTGACACAGGATACGCAGAGGTAATCAAGATCACCTATGATGACAGTATTATCACTGTAGAGACGTTACTCAAGATCTTTTTTGTGATACATGACCCTACCACACTCAACCGGCAAGGTGCAGACAGAGGCACCCAGTACAGATCGACCATCCTCTATACCGATAAAGGGACGAAAGAGGCTGCTGAAGCGACTATGGAAGCGGCACAGGCAGACTGGAACGATCCTATCGTCACGAAAATCGAACCGCTCGAGAACTACTATAAAGCTGAAGCCTACCATCAGGACTACTACCAGCAAAATCCTATGCAGGGCTACTGTATGGCAGTCATCCCTCCAAAACTACAGAAACTCAAAGCGAAGTTTGGTAAAGAGGTAAGGTAA
- a CDS encoding acylphosphatase: MEWYRFIIFGKVQGVFYRKFVSHAMMKKQYKGYIQNLNDGTVEVVAEVFDDDFDTFLAILNEGSPSSLVEDIRYEIIHDAEFTTDGFEIRY; the protein is encoded by the coding sequence ATGGAGTGGTATAGATTTATTATATTTGGTAAAGTACAAGGTGTATTTTATCGCAAGTTTGTTTCTCATGCTATGATGAAGAAACAATATAAGGGATACATACAGAATCTTAATGATGGTACAGTTGAAGTAGTGGCTGAAGTATTTGATGATGATTTCGATACGTTTTTGGCCATTTTGAATGAAGGATCACCATCGAGTTTAGTAGAGGATATCCGATATGAGATCATTCATGATGCAGAATTTACAACCGATGGTTTTGAAATACGATATTAG
- a CDS encoding YjgN family protein encodes MKSLKFEGSGREYFKIWIVNVLLTIVTLGFYYPWAKVRNRRYFYANSILDGRNFEYHATGKQLFIGFLVAMSLFIAYVVIQQLSTIGSVILIGALFIAVPWLIWRSMMFNMRMTSFSNVRFGFVGKLRDSYMNFFVYPALLMIGYVVLAIGVEVLMPILGMGLTSLISMIVFLTFIVFAVSFIKKKNTEYFINLSRYGQGIFQTNVKTKEFMNIMVKTVGIALLTMLITALIIGALVYATVGLETLVSIQEAANDPQMMQAQMAAILPIVGLAYLGMILASMFIMAYAMTRQRTYVYQNTTLDDEISFGSTLKAKQLAWVMMTNFLAVIATLGLAMPWAKVRVARVMLENTQVHTGAGFDQYMTQKQNESSSLGEQIGDAFDVDVGLGF; translated from the coding sequence ATGAAATCATTAAAATTTGAGGGGAGCGGTAGAGAGTATTTCAAAATATGGATCGTGAATGTACTCTTGACGATAGTGACATTAGGATTCTACTATCCATGGGCAAAAGTGCGTAATCGTCGTTATTTTTATGCCAATTCTATACTGGATGGCAGAAACTTTGAGTATCATGCAACAGGAAAACAACTTTTTATAGGTTTTTTGGTGGCAATGAGCCTTTTTATTGCCTATGTGGTGATCCAGCAGCTTTCAACTATAGGGAGTGTTATCTTGATTGGTGCTTTGTTTATAGCGGTACCTTGGCTCATATGGAGAAGTATGATGTTCAATATGCGTATGACAAGTTTTTCAAATGTACGTTTTGGTTTTGTAGGTAAACTTCGTGATTCGTATATGAACTTCTTTGTCTATCCTGCTCTTTTAATGATCGGGTATGTTGTATTGGCGATCGGTGTGGAGGTATTGATGCCTATCTTAGGTATGGGATTGACGTCTCTGATCTCAATGATTGTATTTTTAACCTTTATTGTGTTTGCTGTCTCTTTTATCAAAAAGAAAAATACTGAATATTTCATCAACCTCTCACGTTATGGACAGGGGATCTTTCAAACAAATGTCAAGACAAAAGAGTTTATGAACATTATGGTCAAAACGGTAGGTATAGCACTATTGACCATGCTTATTACAGCATTGATCATAGGTGCTTTGGTGTATGCAACCGTAGGACTTGAAACACTTGTTTCTATTCAGGAAGCAGCTAATGATCCTCAAATGATGCAGGCACAGATGGCTGCAATTTTGCCTATTGTAGGGTTGGCTTACTTAGGGATGATACTTGCATCTATGTTCATTATGGCATATGCTATGACAAGACAACGTACCTATGTCTATCAAAATACTACTTTAGATGATGAAATCTCTTTTGGTTCTACACTCAAAGCAAAACAACTCGCATGGGTAATGATGACAAACTTTTTGGCTGTTATCGCAACATTAGGACTTGCTATGCCATGGGCAAAAGTAAGGGTTGCAAGGGTCATGTTGGAAAATACACAAGTGCATACTGGTGCAGGGTTTGATCAATATATGACACAAAAACAAAATGAATCGTCATCATTGGGAGAACAGATAGGTGATGCCTTTGATGTAGATGTAGGACTAGGTTTTTAA
- a CDS encoding sulfite exporter TauE/SafE family protein, whose translation MGNIDLIIILTTAFLGSVGHCIGMCGGIVVAYSSTKIDQRTSYLQQTASHLAYNFGRVTTYAILGAIFGYVGQVVAFTPTTKGILFLITGILMILAGLSLIGNLKFLNSAEWSVSKYAWYQKSFRALMSDKSYLSFYLLGLLNGIIPCGLVYSFAIFAASTADPLSGALVMATFGLATIPALFFLGFLTKILQKGSLRGTMMKLASLLVILYGGITLYKGYNFIAHPQMMKERMDKMHEGSTDGTLTGQFNGMKCAPGKCG comes from the coding sequence ATGGGCAATATAGATTTAATTATTATCTTAACAACCGCTTTTTTAGGAAGTGTTGGACATTGTATTGGTATGTGCGGCGGGATCGTCGTTGCGTACTCTTCTACAAAAATAGATCAAAGAACAAGTTATCTGCAACAGACAGCTTCACACTTGGCCTATAACTTTGGACGTGTTACGACCTATGCCATTTTAGGTGCAATATTTGGTTATGTGGGTCAAGTGGTCGCCTTTACGCCTACAACCAAAGGGATACTTTTTCTCATCACGGGTATACTGATGATACTCGCAGGTCTCTCTCTTATAGGAAACCTCAAATTCCTAAACTCCGCTGAATGGTCCGTTTCCAAATATGCCTGGTATCAAAAGAGCTTTAGAGCACTCATGTCGGACAAATCGTATCTAAGCTTTTATCTTTTAGGTTTGCTCAATGGTATCATCCCTTGCGGACTTGTCTACTCTTTTGCTATTTTTGCGGCAAGTACTGCTGATCCTCTTTCCGGGGCCTTGGTGATGGCGACCTTTGGATTGGCTACTATCCCCGCACTTTTCTTTTTAGGCTTCCTCACAAAGATCCTGCAAAAAGGATCCCTCCGAGGTACCATGATGAAGTTGGCGTCTCTTCTTGTCATTCTCTATGGAGGGATCACCCTTTATAAAGGTTACAATTTCATTGCACATCCACAAATGATGAAAGAGAGAATGGATAAAATGCATGAAGGAAGTACTGATGGCACATTGACAGGACAATTTAACGGTATGAAATGTGCGCCCGGGAAATGCGGTTAA
- a CDS encoding M48 family metallopeptidase, whose protein sequence is MIQGKWYAQGSAASLDATLAATSEHTYVIKIENGTLYEGKLSALHVGNRLGNTERKITLEDGSIFATKENDFIDHTFKKHLLGNRLIHTLESKMRWVFVALVITVFTTFGFFKWGVPWSSTKIAHLLPHETNELIASHTLDFLDKYIFQKSQIPQSKMEEIRQHFTSKLVPLNEDKEIHYRLHFRLWSDGNLSIPNALALPSGDIILTDKFVELSKTQDEIDSVLLHEMGHVVHRHTLETVIESTFITVTTMMIVGDSNGLADMGVGLGSLLVSSSYSRGHESEADHYAFEQMLTAKIDPIAFSDIMNRMTSYMEISGKNDKNSEVSNEDVLDYLSSHPTTKERVKIAQQYSQCFKKGLTSCEIVLESQ, encoded by the coding sequence ATGATACAGGGCAAGTGGTATGCACAAGGAAGTGCAGCATCTTTGGATGCGACACTTGCTGCAACATCAGAACATACTTATGTGATCAAGATAGAAAATGGCACTTTATACGAAGGTAAGTTGTCTGCATTACATGTAGGCAATAGACTGGGAAACACAGAACGAAAGATCACCCTTGAAGATGGCTCCATCTTCGCTACAAAAGAAAATGACTTTATTGATCATACATTTAAAAAACATTTGTTAGGCAATCGCTTGATCCATACGCTGGAGTCAAAGATGAGATGGGTGTTTGTTGCACTTGTGATCACAGTATTTACTACCTTTGGATTTTTTAAATGGGGTGTACCGTGGAGCAGTACAAAGATAGCACATCTGCTGCCGCATGAAACCAATGAACTTATTGCTTCGCATACGTTAGATTTTCTTGATAAGTATATCTTTCAAAAGAGTCAGATCCCGCAATCTAAAATGGAAGAGATACGCCAACATTTTACATCTAAATTAGTTCCATTAAATGAAGACAAAGAGATACATTACAGACTGCATTTTCGTTTATGGAGTGATGGGAACTTAAGTATACCCAATGCATTGGCATTGCCTTCGGGAGATATTATTTTAACAGATAAATTTGTAGAACTATCAAAGACTCAAGATGAAATTGATTCTGTACTATTGCATGAGATGGGGCATGTGGTACATCGTCATACTTTAGAGACGGTGATCGAAAGTACATTTATCACCGTGACTACAATGATGATAGTGGGAGATAGTAACGGATTGGCAGATATGGGCGTAGGGCTAGGTTCCCTTCTTGTAAGCAGCAGTTATTCGCGTGGCCATGAATCTGAAGCAGATCACTATGCATTTGAGCAGATGCTTACGGCCAAGATAGACCCGATAGCATTTTCAGATATTATGAATCGTATGACGTCATATATGGAGATATCAGGTAAAAATGATAAGAACAGCGAAGTGTCCAATGAGGATGTTTTGGATTATTTATCTTCCCACCCTACGACCAAAGAGCGTGTCAAGATAGCACAACAGTACAGTCAATGTTTCAAAAAAGGTTTGACTAGCTGTGAAATAGTCTTAGAGTCACAATAA
- a CDS encoding DEAD/DEAH box helicase, protein MSLATLGLSPEILKALIEKGYESATPIQKALIPAMFTGRDIMAGAQTGTGKTAGFSLPILQELSKNFLEGQHYPKAVILVPTRELAKQVHASIEAYGKYLPLKSMVLYGGANLTSQANRLKAGVDIIVATSGRLLEHIGQKNINLESVAYLVLDEADTILDMGFVHEVSKILQHLPDKRQNVLISATLSGSVKRLAEQILQKPKLIEVDSMGTSAHTVEQIVYPVEKEKKTELLSYLIGSRNYKQVLVFTRKKEVADEVGKELNLSGLTTAVIHGGKSSGERARALEGFKEGKVRVLVATDIAARGLDIPALGVVMNYDIPHVTGDYIHRIGRTGRAGAKGLAITLISPLETVALKEVERLMGKRIPQEKLDGYAPKEIPKQKGARKNPNEHKKTDGAFGKKKNKTAAAPKSKKRKTTKRDGFKAFDAAKPKTDKKDKKRRRGRK, encoded by the coding sequence GTGTCATTGGCTACACTTGGATTATCTCCAGAGATATTAAAAGCACTGATTGAAAAAGGGTATGAGTCTGCCACGCCTATCCAGAAAGCACTGATACCCGCTATGTTCACGGGTCGGGACATTATGGCCGGTGCACAGACAGGTACAGGAAAGACTGCAGGATTTTCTCTCCCTATACTCCAAGAACTCAGTAAAAATTTTCTTGAAGGACAACATTATCCTAAAGCAGTGATTTTGGTACCTACAAGGGAACTGGCCAAGCAGGTACATGCAAGTATAGAAGCGTATGGCAAGTATCTTCCTCTGAAAAGTATGGTACTTTATGGCGGTGCAAACTTGACATCACAGGCGAACAGGCTTAAAGCAGGGGTAGATATCATTGTCGCTACAAGCGGACGTCTCCTGGAACACATAGGGCAAAAAAATATCAACCTGGAAAGTGTTGCCTATCTCGTGTTGGATGAAGCAGATACGATCCTGGATATGGGCTTTGTGCATGAGGTGAGCAAGATACTTCAGCACCTTCCGGATAAGCGGCAGAATGTACTGATATCCGCAACACTCTCCGGGTCTGTAAAAAGACTCGCAGAACAGATACTCCAAAAGCCCAAACTCATAGAAGTGGACAGTATGGGAACTTCTGCCCATACGGTAGAGCAGATTGTCTATCCTGTTGAGAAAGAGAAGAAAACCGAGCTGCTCTCCTACCTCATAGGTTCACGAAATTATAAGCAGGTACTTGTCTTCACACGTAAAAAAGAAGTAGCTGATGAAGTGGGCAAAGAGTTGAATCTTTCAGGGCTCACAACAGCGGTGATCCATGGTGGTAAAAGTTCCGGGGAGAGAGCTAGAGCACTTGAAGGCTTTAAAGAGGGAAAAGTTCGTGTACTTGTTGCGACGGATATCGCAGCACGGGGACTGGATATCCCAGCCTTAGGTGTGGTCATGAACTATGATATCCCTCATGTCACAGGAGACTACATACACCGCATAGGGCGTACGGGAAGGGCAGGGGCGAAAGGATTGGCTATTACGCTTATCTCACCTCTGGAAACAGTGGCACTGAAAGAGGTAGAGCGTCTTATGGGCAAGCGTATTCCCCAGGAGAAACTCGATGGGTATGCCCCTAAAGAAATACCTAAACAAAAAGGTGCACGTAAAAACCCCAATGAACATAAAAAGACAGATGGGGCTTTTGGTAAAAAGAAAAATAAAACAGCGGCCGCACCTAAGAGTAAAAAACGTAAAACCACCAAACGTGACGGCTTTAAAGCATTTGATGCTGCGAAACCGAAGACGGATAAGAAGGATAAAAAACGCAGAAGAGGCAGGAAATAA
- the truD gene encoding tRNA pseudouridine(13) synthase TruD, translating to MNHIKTYAYNHTPLKFDFKQTVERFFVEEIPLYAFSGTGNYLILKIKKTDMSTWKLVTVLAKATGLQERDIGYAGLKDKNATTIQYISLPKKYEKELNKNLTTEKIEILERTYNKAPIKIGHLKGNRFSIVLHKVAENEAKFFNTTAKKMQVDGIPNYYGYQRFGEDSRSYLQGKEIAHSGKRLKGSKEKLLVSAYQSYLYNQWLASRVKLSAIIRDNKTGEAAKKLKYPLELVKILAKQPQFFKLFIGDIIMPYPYGKMDYIKDMLQSAQAFEQKKISPTGLLCGANALRAKSDAYHLEESYDDTELNSLKGDRRFAWIWPKNVETEYDSNTKKLTVEFYLPKGSYATTFLEEIGKFSLKEI from the coding sequence ATGAATCACATAAAGACCTATGCCTATAACCATACCCCGCTAAAGTTCGACTTTAAACAGACAGTTGAGCGATTTTTTGTTGAAGAGATACCTCTTTACGCTTTCAGCGGTACAGGGAATTACCTCATACTCAAGATCAAAAAAACCGATATGAGCACATGGAAACTGGTTACGGTCCTTGCCAAGGCAACCGGCCTGCAGGAACGTGACATCGGCTATGCAGGTCTTAAAGATAAAAATGCCACTACCATACAGTACATTTCACTTCCAAAAAAGTACGAAAAAGAACTGAACAAGAACCTTACTACAGAGAAGATCGAAATACTGGAACGTACCTACAACAAAGCGCCTATCAAAATAGGACACCTCAAAGGCAATCGTTTTTCCATTGTCTTGCATAAAGTTGCTGAAAACGAAGCAAAATTTTTCAATACCACTGCAAAAAAAATGCAGGTTGACGGCATACCGAACTATTATGGTTACCAACGTTTTGGAGAAGACAGCCGTTCCTATCTGCAGGGAAAAGAGATAGCCCATTCAGGGAAACGTCTGAAAGGAAGCAAAGAAAAACTGCTTGTTTCAGCCTACCAGAGCTACCTTTACAACCAATGGCTTGCTTCGAGAGTAAAACTCTCTGCCATCATTAGGGACAATAAAACAGGAGAAGCAGCTAAAAAACTCAAATATCCGCTGGAACTGGTGAAAATCTTGGCCAAACAGCCTCAGTTTTTCAAACTCTTTATCGGTGATATCATCATGCCCTATCCTTACGGGAAAATGGATTATATCAAAGATATGCTGCAAAGCGCTCAAGCCTTCGAACAAAAGAAGATCTCCCCTACCGGACTGCTATGCGGTGCCAATGCACTCAGAGCCAAAAGTGATGCCTATCATCTCGAAGAATCCTATGATGATACGGAATTGAACTCGCTGAAAGGGGATAGGCGTTTTGCATGGATATGGCCTAAGAATGTCGAAACAGAATATGACAGCAATACCAAAAAACTTACTGTTGAATTTTATCTTCCCAAGGGTTCGTATGCTACTACATTTTTAGAAGAGATTGGGAAATTTTCTTTGAAGGAAATATAA